From the genome of Streptomyces spinoverrucosus:
CCCGGCATGGACGGCGTCGAGGCACTGCGCAGACTCCGCGAGCTGGGCAACCCCGCGCGCGTGCTGATCGTGACCAGCTTCACCGAGCAGCGCACGGTCGTCCCGGCCCTGCGCGCCGGCGCCGCCGGGTACGTCTACAAGGACGTCGACCCCGACGCGCTTGCCGGCGCCATCCGCTCGGTGCACGCCGGGCACATCCTGCTCCAACCCGAGGTGGCGGGCGCCCTGTTGTCGCAGGAGGAGGCCAACTCCGGCCAGGGAAGGGCCGGTTCGCTCACCGAGCGGGAACGCGAGGTGCTCGGTCTGATAGCGGACGGCCGCTCCAACCGCGAGATCGCCCGCGCACTGGTCCTCTCCGAGAAGACCGTCAAGACCCACGTCTCGAACATCCTGATGAAACTCGACCTGGCGGACCGCACGCAGGCCGCCCTGTGGGCCGTACGCCATGGCGTGACTGGTTGAAACAGGCCGAAAAGCACTCCGTACGGCAATACGGAAGGTTCCGCTCCGAGCTGAGATTCATACCGTCGTGGGAATGTCCCCCGGATGGCGCATCCTCCGCGTGGCTCCAGCGTTCTTCAGTGCGTGCTACGGCGAGTGGCCGTGGCAATCGCATCAGAAGGGCTTACGAAGTGAAGAACCTGAAGAAGGCAGCGGCCGTGACGATGGTGGCCGGTGGTCTGGTGGCCGCCGGTGCCGGTATGGCCTCCGCCACCGACGGATCGCACGCCACCGGCAAGGCCGAGCACTCGCCGGGTGTCATCTCGGGCAACCTCGTCCAGGCCCCGGTGCACGTTCCGGTGAACGCCGTCGGCAACAGCGTGAACGTCGTCGGTGTGCTGAACCCGGCCTTCGGCAACCTCGGCATCAACCACTGAGCTCCGCTGTGTCGGCCGTCGGCCCGGACCGCGTGGGCAAGCTCCCGACCCACGTCCCCCACGACTGACGCCGACCGGCCGCCGCAGGGGCCCCGCGAGTGAGGACGACTCGCGGGCCTCTTCACTGGGGAGGCCGCGGTCTGGGGCGGAGCCCCCGGCCCACGCCCACACCAACGCCGCTCACCGAGGCGACGGACGCCTCACCGCCGCTCCCGCTCCTCCACCATTGAGTTGTACGCCGCGACCTGCGCCCGCCGAGCCGTCCGCTCCACCGGCCGCAGCACCTCCGCCCGGGCCGCCATCTCCGAGGCGCTCACCGCACCCCCGTGACCGTTCTCGTACGCCACCGAGATCAGCAACCCGACCCGCTGTGCCAGCTCCAGCACTCGCACCGCCCGCCCCGGATACCCCGGCGCCAGCACCTCCCGCCCCCGCTCGGCCCGCCCCCGGTACGCGTCGATCGCCGCCTCGGCCACCGGCCCCGACCCGGCCACGTCCAGCCGGGTCAGCACCTGGGTCGCCTCCCTGAGCGCCTCCGCCAGCTCCCGCTCCGCCTCCCCGAGCGAGGGCACATCGGCCGGCGGCGCCTCCCGCACCGGCAGACAGTGCCACACGACCTCGACATGTACATCGCCGTCCGGCCCGGCCTCGTACACCTCGGGAACCAGCCCCAGCGCACCCCCGTGGCAGATCACCGCCTCCTCGGCCTCCAGCGCCCGCGCATTGAACTCCGGCGGCCCGCTCAGCCCCAGCGGATGCCCCGGCGCCGGCAGCGCGACCCGCAGTCCGCTCACCCCGAGCGCCCGCAGCCGCCCGAGCGCGAGCGTGAGTCCGACGGCCGCCGGCTCACCCGGCAGCCCCTCCACCCGGTGCACGGCGTCCTCACCGACGATGGCGAGCACGGCGTCGTCCGGCGAGACAAGTCCGGCAAGAAGGGCATTTCCCCAAGCGGCAAGGCGTCCTGAGCGTGGTTCCGAGAGCATGC
Proteins encoded in this window:
- the chpE gene encoding chaplin ChpE, which gives rise to MKNLKKAAAVTMVAGGLVAAGAGMASATDGSHATGKAEHSPGVISGNLVQAPVHVPVNAVGNSVNVVGVLNPAFGNLGINH
- a CDS encoding response regulator, which codes for MADAIRVLLVDDHQVVRRGLRTFLEVQDDIEVVGEAADGAEGVARAEELRPDIVLMDVKMPGMDGVEALRRLRELGNPARVLIVTSFTEQRTVVPALRAGAAGYVYKDVDPDALAGAIRSVHAGHILLQPEVAGALLSQEEANSGQGRAGSLTEREREVLGLIADGRSNREIARALVLSEKTVKTHVSNILMKLDLADRTQAALWAVRHGVTG